Below is a genomic region from Treponema sp. OMZ 798.
TCTTCCATCAGCTTTATATAATCTTCCATGCCTTCTTCGGTGCTCTCATCGATTATGGTAACCCCTTTTTTTTCGGCAAGACGGATATTATACCTTGTTTTGGAATGAAAAGAGGCTAAAAGCTCTTCTTCCGTTTTTTCGATATTTAAAAGAAAATTATATCTTTCAAAAAAAGGCTTTCCGTTTTTTGCTCCGTTTTTAAATAAGAATTCTTTCTTTTCTTCGATAAGAGTTTCTAAAGGATCTGCCTCATTAGAAGCTTCTTTTAAAGATCTGTCTTTTTGTACGGGCTTAAAGAGATCCGGCTCTATTTTTATAAAGACAGCTCTATGTTTTTTTGCCGCTTCTTTTAAGGCTTCGATGTGTTCTTGTTCCGGCATTAGGGTTTTTGAGGCTATGCCGACCGTATAATTAGTTTTGGGTATTTTAGAAAAAATAATCTGAATTCCGCTTTTTAATTTTCCGTCTTCAAAAAAACCTATTCTTTCAGGAATGGCTCCCATACTTTTTTTAAAGTCACCCCAAATCCATGATTGAATTGGATGAGATACAAGTTTGTCAAATTCTTCTTTATAATCATCAGTTAACAATTTAGTTTTTTTCATGTATAACCTCTTATTTTTTGTCGTTTACAAAATTGGCAGGATTTTTGGGTATACCTTGCTCATGTATTTCAAAATGAAGATGAGGTCCTGTTGACATTCCGGTAGAACCCACAGCGCCGATAATTGTACCCGATTTTACTGTTTCATTCAAGCTCGCATAGACCTTGCTTAAATGACCGTATAGGCTCGCTCTTCCGTCTGTGTGGGCTAAAATGATGTAGTTTCCATAAACGGCGCTGTAAGATATTTCCTTTATCCTGCCTGCAGCACAGGCCATAACCGGGCTTCCTGTGGGAGCTGCAAGGTCTATTCCGGGATGGTAATTTGTTTTGCCTGTAAAGGGATCCTGCCTTTTACCGAAGCCTGAAGTCATAACTGCCTCTTTAAGAGGAAAACGGTAGAAGGGCATAAAGAAAAAGGCCCTTACGGTTCCGTCAAAAATTTCTCCCGGGAAGCAAAATATCTCCCGTTTTTCTTCAGGGCCGTATATTTTTATTTTTAGAGGTTCGGCCTTATACTTTTTAAAAAGAGCTTGAATAAGTTTTTCGATACTCGAAAGGGCTTTTTCGGGAAGATAAACAGCAGGTAATGTCGGAAGAATGAGAATCCGCCCTGCAATATCCGTTTGAACGGACTCAATTCTATTTAATGTTACAATTGCATCATAGGGAATAGAGCACCGGGCTGCAATTTTTATTATGGTGTCTTCACTGTTGGCCTTGTATGTATAAAATCTGATAGGAAGTTCATTTCCTGTTTTTGCTGCGGCTAAGGCCTTACGGGCCTCTGCCACATCATCGCTGTATTGAACAAAGATATAGTCATCAATATTTAATTTTTCTATCTGAGGATAGGGTATTTGGGCCTTTAATACCGAGGCCGAGAAAAAAAATAATAGAAATAGAAATTTAAAAGCCTTCATTACCGTTATTTTTTGACTGGTCTATTCCGAAGGCTAAAAACCCGTAGATAACAAAAATTAAAACAAGTACAATTAGAGCCGGTATCTTATTAAAGTTCAAAACTAAGTTGACACATAAGATAAGACCGCCTATTACGGTTATTTTTTTTAAGATTGAAATGATGAGTCCGCGAGGGCTTTTTTTATATGCTTTGATTGCCATCTTTACCAAAAGGTAAAGAATTGCGCATACAAAGATACTTATGGAAATTATTGTGTATAAGCTTACATTTACCGTAGCTAAGAGCCACAAGGGGTAGGCTACCGCAATACCTGCAAGTACGCACACTCCGGCAATGGCCGAAAAGGTCAACAGGCCGAAAAAAACGGATCCGTATCCCTTAATA
It encodes:
- a CDS encoding peptidoglycan bridge formation glycyltransferase FemA/FemB family protein — encoded protein: MKKTKLLTDDYKEEFDKLVSHPIQSWIWGDFKKSMGAIPERIGFFEDGKLKSGIQIIFSKIPKTNYTVGIASKTLMPEQEHIEALKEAAKKHRAVFIKIEPDLFKPVQKDRSLKEASNEADPLETLIEEKKEFLFKNGAKNGKPFFERYNFLLNIEKTEEELLASFHSKTRYNIRLAEKKGVTIIDESTEEGMEDYIKLMEETTKRQGFFNHNGEYFRRMFKAFPKDTLRIFEAVYNEEVLTAWILFKFNGKLYYPYGASSNNHRELMPNNLIMWEAIKYGKNLNCSIFDLWGCLGPNPDTENSWYGFHKFKAGYNPQLVEYIGTFDFVYKPLMYKLFNIADKIRWIILKNKKR
- a CDS encoding M23 family metallopeptidase, with amino-acid sequence MKAFKFLFLLFFFSASVLKAQIPYPQIEKLNIDDYIFVQYSDDVAEARKALAAAKTGNELPIRFYTYKANSEDTIIKIAARCSIPYDAIVTLNRIESVQTDIAGRILILPTLPAVYLPEKALSSIEKLIQALFKKYKAEPLKIKIYGPEEKREIFCFPGEIFDGTVRAFFFMPFYRFPLKEAVMTSGFGKRQDPFTGKTNYHPGIDLAAPTGSPVMACAAGRIKEISYSAVYGNYIILAHTDGRASLYGHLSKVYASLNETVKSGTIIGAVGSTGMSTGPHLHFEIHEQGIPKNPANFVNDKK